One window from the genome of Luteolibacter rhizosphaerae encodes:
- a CDS encoding tripartite tricarboxylate transporter TctB family protein, translating to MKITRVCCQGCGANLEVDETIRFVTCNYCQARLEVVHDASTTHTRVLEEIREDTRRMADNLRVIELQNDLERLDREWESRKQGFMMEGKHGHRHLPTAAGSIAGGMFLIVGGIVWIGFTVKMGAPAFFPLFGLLFIGMAIYKMIEGSSKAAAHGQADEEFNLRRSSLLRKIAEEKRKN from the coding sequence GTGAAGATCACGCGGGTGTGTTGCCAAGGCTGCGGTGCCAATCTCGAAGTGGATGAGACGATCCGCTTCGTGACCTGCAACTATTGTCAGGCAAGGCTGGAGGTGGTGCACGACGCCAGCACGACGCACACCCGTGTCCTGGAGGAGATCCGGGAAGACACCCGGCGCATGGCGGATAACCTGCGCGTGATCGAGTTGCAGAACGATCTGGAGCGTCTCGACCGCGAGTGGGAGAGCCGGAAGCAAGGATTCATGATGGAGGGAAAGCATGGTCACCGCCATCTTCCCACAGCGGCAGGGAGCATCGCCGGTGGCATGTTCCTGATCGTGGGAGGAATCGTTTGGATCGGTTTTACCGTCAAGATGGGCGCTCCCGCCTTCTTCCCCTTGTTCGGCCTCCTGTTCATCGGAATGGCGATCTACAAGATGATCGAGGGTTCTTCCAAGGCTGCCGCGCATGGGCAGGCTGACGAGGAATTCAATCTCCGGCGCTCAAGCCTCCTCCGTAAGATTGCCGAGGAGAAGCGGAAGAATTGA
- a CDS encoding family 78 glycoside hydrolase catalytic domain — MKRLRIDYTLDGKSLVNYVDEQATLNFPADLTKPTTVPFMRKTFTLAKPVKKATVYATALGIYELSLNGQRVGDSTLAPEWTDYLKRLRYQAYDVTAQLAAGANVFGAQMAPGWYSGHIGNGGFKYWGASPALLAQMEVTFTDGTTQTIATDGNWKMAASPTTYTDFMFGEDYDARREVSGWNTASFDDSAWSSVLLRLEPQRPISSQVMEPVRTLMEITPKAITQPAPGKWTYDLGQNMVGVLRLKITAAAGTKITLRHGEMLNPDGTLYTANLRGAPSIDTYICKGGGEETWTPKFTFHGFRYAELTGVSSQPPLDAVTGVVFSSDTEFHGDFTCSDGFINQLQSNIVWGQRGNYLSVPTDCPQRDERLGWLGDAQVFVRTATYNADIAAFFTKWMVDVTDSQLPDGRLPDVAPNAAPSSGTPAWNDAIVICPWTIYEAYGDKRILQQCYPAMKAWLEYCRTNSTNSIRDRGRGADYGDWLSINADTNKELIATAYYAYSARLLGKSAAAIGNTSDATTYEALFQTIKTAFNNKYVNQSSGTFIGTGANTQCAYAMALKFDLLPSTLRPAVVQLLENDVIAKGNHLSTGFVGVSYLLPVLTEGGKNNTAYTLLMQDTFPSWLFSVKLGATTIWERWDGWTPQNGFQSTIMNSFNHYSLGSCGEWLYGTVAGIDLHPSAPAYKKILIRPRPAAALTHVSGKFDSMHGEIASAWRTHAGGFTLNVTIPTNTTAEVHVPATEAAAVMESGKPASEGEGITSLRMENGSAVFDVVSGRYSFSTGTPAPGTDTSARDPQAPLKLRISTLMANDGSGLQFLSADGLSVNGATITVVDGWIHYSPQAGNEGPDSFSYTVRDAQGGIRSFTVNVGIIPEDAPVQEAAAFEKLPDGSRRVVFSGVPGRVYRIQSSETMSNPESWTDRVTAQADEDGSFEMIDTLPLPGKRFYRSVFP; from the coding sequence GTGAAGCGGCTGCGCATCGACTACACCCTCGATGGCAAGTCGCTGGTGAATTACGTGGACGAGCAGGCAACGCTGAATTTCCCCGCCGACCTCACGAAGCCGACCACGGTTCCCTTCATGCGGAAGACCTTCACACTGGCGAAGCCGGTGAAGAAGGCCACCGTGTATGCAACGGCACTCGGCATCTACGAGCTGTCCCTGAACGGCCAGCGCGTGGGCGACTCCACCCTTGCTCCGGAATGGACCGACTATTTGAAGCGCCTGCGCTACCAAGCCTACGACGTGACCGCACAACTCGCGGCCGGGGCGAACGTCTTCGGCGCTCAAATGGCGCCCGGTTGGTACTCCGGCCACATCGGCAATGGCGGCTTCAAATACTGGGGTGCCAGTCCGGCACTACTGGCCCAGATGGAGGTGACCTTCACCGATGGCACCACTCAAACGATCGCGACGGATGGCAACTGGAAGATGGCGGCGAGCCCGACCACCTACACCGACTTCATGTTCGGCGAGGACTACGATGCACGCCGCGAGGTGAGCGGGTGGAATACCGCGAGCTTCGATGACTCGGCGTGGAGCAGCGTGTTGCTCCGCCTCGAGCCGCAGCGCCCGATCAGCAGCCAGGTGATGGAACCGGTGCGCACGCTGATGGAGATCACGCCGAAGGCGATCACCCAACCGGCACCCGGAAAGTGGACTTACGATCTGGGACAGAACATGGTCGGCGTGCTGCGGCTCAAGATCACCGCTGCCGCCGGCACGAAGATCACGCTGCGACATGGCGAGATGCTCAACCCCGACGGCACGCTCTACACCGCCAACCTGCGCGGCGCCCCCTCCATCGATACCTACATCTGCAAGGGCGGCGGGGAAGAGACATGGACACCGAAGTTCACCTTCCACGGCTTCCGCTACGCCGAACTGACCGGCGTGAGCAGCCAGCCACCGCTCGATGCGGTGACCGGCGTGGTCTTCTCATCCGACACGGAATTCCACGGCGACTTCACCTGTTCGGACGGTTTCATCAACCAACTCCAATCGAATATCGTGTGGGGCCAGCGCGGCAACTACCTGAGCGTGCCGACCGATTGCCCGCAACGCGACGAACGCTTGGGATGGCTGGGCGATGCGCAGGTCTTCGTCCGCACCGCGACCTACAATGCGGACATTGCCGCCTTCTTCACCAAGTGGATGGTCGATGTGACCGATAGCCAGCTCCCCGACGGCCGCCTGCCGGACGTGGCACCGAACGCCGCCCCGAGCTCCGGCACCCCGGCATGGAACGACGCGATCGTGATCTGCCCTTGGACCATCTATGAGGCCTATGGCGACAAGCGGATCCTGCAGCAGTGCTATCCCGCCATGAAGGCGTGGCTGGAATACTGCCGCACGAACAGCACCAACTCGATCCGCGACCGCGGCCGCGGTGCCGACTATGGCGATTGGCTCTCGATCAATGCGGACACCAACAAGGAGCTGATCGCCACCGCTTACTACGCCTACTCCGCCCGCTTGCTTGGCAAGAGCGCCGCAGCGATCGGCAACACCAGCGATGCCACGACCTACGAGGCGCTTTTCCAAACGATCAAGACCGCCTTCAACAACAAGTATGTGAACCAAAGCAGCGGGACCTTCATCGGCACCGGCGCGAATACCCAGTGTGCGTATGCCATGGCGCTGAAGTTCGATCTCCTCCCCAGCACCCTGCGCCCGGCGGTCGTCCAGCTGCTGGAGAACGACGTGATCGCGAAAGGCAATCACCTCTCCACCGGATTCGTGGGAGTGAGCTACCTCCTCCCCGTGCTCACCGAGGGCGGCAAGAACAACACCGCCTACACCCTGCTGATGCAGGACACCTTCCCCTCATGGCTCTTCTCCGTGAAGCTGGGTGCGACGACCATCTGGGAGCGCTGGGACGGCTGGACGCCGCAGAACGGATTCCAGAGCACGATCATGAACTCCTTCAACCACTACTCCCTCGGGTCCTGTGGCGAGTGGCTCTATGGCACGGTGGCCGGAATCGACCTCCACCCCTCCGCTCCGGCCTACAAGAAGATCCTGATCCGTCCCCGCCCCGCAGCGGCTTTGACCCATGTCAGCGGGAAGTTCGACTCCATGCATGGCGAGATTGCCAGCGCATGGAGAACGCATGCAGGCGGTTTCACGCTGAACGTGACGATCCCCACGAACACGACCGCGGAGGTCCACGTGCCTGCGACGGAAGCGGCTGCCGTGATGGAATCCGGAAAGCCCGCGAGCGAGGGTGAGGGTATCACCTCCCTGCGCATGGAGAATGGCTCTGCGGTGTTCGATGTGGTCTCCGGCCGTTACAGCTTCTCAACCGGCACTCCGGCTCCGGGCACCGATACCTCAGCCCGCGACCCGCAGGCTCCGCTGAAGCTGCGGATCTCCACCCTGATGGCGAACGATGGCAGCGGGCTGCAATTCCTGTCCGCCGATGGACTCAGCGTGAACGGCGCGACCATCACCGTGGTGGACGGCTGGATCCACTACAGCCCTCAAGCGGGCAACGAAGGGCCGGACAGCTTCAGCTATACCGTGCGCGATGCGCAGGGCGGGATCCGCAGCTTCACAGTGAATGTCGGCATCATCCCGGAGGACGCCCCGGTGCAGGAGGCAGCGGCCTTCGAGAAGCTGCCCGACGGCTCGCGGCGCGTCGTGTTTTCCGGCGTTCCCGGGCGCGTCTATCGGATCCAATCCAGCGAGACGATGAGCAATCCGGAGAGCTGGACGGATCGCGTGACCGCCCAGGCAGACGAGGACGGTAGCTTCGAGATGATCGATACCCTGCCCCTACCGGGGAAGCGCTTCTACCGCTCGGTGTTTCCCTGA
- a CDS encoding glycoside hydrolase family 75 protein: MSRPDPNHIEGLSRKPKGGFPWLGASSLILAVGGVAFLFSPAGQRLFQKDKPEAAGPVVTPADASDIERQFESRHRQAVAQMEAEFEKERAELKKQLDDAAKRQPESRPDPEPPLSAHTAQSGGDVRTLRSGIPFKSEVKVEKGDIASKERKDNESYVAEYTLTLRVPEPSKTLDQLHTVNPKLATLLPGLPALMEKAEVSRWFFALYDNKTKRVRQDANRLNELLTKHNYYDCETILNLTYPQNGRKVFLMQAEMDVVSDGSDGDRLAEMPDEIVNSTHYQPFTSYGWPKKTPTPNPMVAGWEKRIVGANKELGDSKTTADRKAWLRDRIAYLKRGIQDMKSRSFLIADYDPFIVIPVNLLTASDPFAPKVGDYAVVVHGEKLYPAIVGDGGPTFKVGEASLRMAKQINSKASPYSRPESNLVVTYLVFPGSREETKGPPDYEKWRTKCDELLKEVGGVGSGVELHRWQNLLPDAAPPAPAPAPSPAPTQAPASANGLVPGSGAASAPDPAPAPAAPQGNTER, from the coding sequence ATGAGTAGACCCGATCCGAACCACATCGAGGGATTGAGCCGGAAGCCGAAGGGTGGCTTCCCTTGGCTGGGCGCGAGCTCGTTGATCCTGGCGGTGGGTGGCGTGGCCTTCCTTTTCTCGCCCGCAGGACAGCGCCTGTTCCAGAAGGACAAGCCCGAAGCGGCCGGCCCGGTGGTGACTCCCGCGGATGCTTCCGACATCGAGCGCCAGTTCGAGTCGCGCCACCGTCAGGCCGTCGCCCAGATGGAGGCGGAGTTTGAGAAGGAGCGGGCCGAGCTGAAGAAGCAGCTCGATGATGCCGCCAAGCGCCAGCCCGAGAGCAGGCCGGATCCCGAGCCGCCCTTGTCAGCCCACACCGCGCAGAGCGGCGGGGACGTGCGGACCCTACGCTCGGGCATTCCCTTCAAGTCAGAGGTGAAAGTGGAGAAAGGTGATATCGCCTCCAAGGAGCGGAAGGATAACGAATCCTACGTGGCCGAATACACGCTCACGCTGCGCGTGCCGGAGCCCTCCAAGACGCTCGATCAGCTTCACACGGTGAATCCGAAGCTCGCCACGCTTCTGCCCGGTCTGCCAGCGCTGATGGAGAAGGCGGAAGTCTCGCGCTGGTTCTTCGCGCTCTACGACAACAAGACCAAGCGCGTGAGGCAGGATGCGAATCGCCTGAACGAGCTGCTCACCAAGCACAACTACTACGACTGCGAGACAATCCTGAATCTCACCTATCCGCAGAACGGCCGGAAGGTCTTCCTGATGCAGGCGGAGATGGACGTGGTGTCCGATGGTTCGGATGGCGACCGGCTGGCCGAAATGCCGGACGAGATCGTGAATTCCACCCACTACCAGCCCTTTACCAGCTACGGTTGGCCCAAGAAGACCCCGACTCCGAACCCGATGGTGGCAGGGTGGGAAAAGCGCATCGTGGGTGCGAACAAGGAACTCGGCGACAGCAAGACCACGGCGGATCGCAAGGCATGGCTCCGCGATCGCATCGCCTACCTGAAGCGCGGCATCCAGGACATGAAGTCGCGGAGCTTCCTGATCGCGGACTACGATCCCTTCATCGTCATTCCCGTGAACCTGCTCACCGCCAGCGATCCCTTCGCCCCGAAGGTGGGCGACTACGCCGTTGTGGTGCACGGGGAGAAGCTGTATCCCGCGATCGTGGGCGATGGTGGCCCGACCTTCAAGGTGGGCGAGGCCTCGCTGCGGATGGCGAAGCAGATCAACTCCAAGGCTTCACCCTACAGCCGCCCGGAATCGAATCTGGTAGTGACCTACCTCGTCTTCCCGGGTTCGCGCGAGGAGACGAAAGGTCCGCCGGACTACGAGAAGTGGCGTACCAAGTGCGATGAGCTGCTGAAGGAAGTGGGCGGCGTCGGCAGCGGGGTCGAGCTTCACCGCTGGCAGAATCTCCTGCCGGATGCTGCCCCACCTGCGCCCGCGCCTGCTCCTTCCCCGGCTCCGACCCAAGCTCCGGCGAGCGCGAACGGTTTGGTTCCGGGATCGGGAGCGGCTAGTGCACCCGATCCGGCGCCTGCTCCCGCCGCACCTCAGGGAAACACCGAGCGGTAG
- a CDS encoding GAF domain-containing protein translates to MIPAAAEKRSLYAGARQKLHALWSGEPDSIARMAAAACILHEAMPHAFWSGFYRVVGAGLVIGPYQGTPGCSRIAWGRGVCGAAWQTDETQVVPDVHQFPGHIACDSRAESEIVVPVRDRRGTIIAVFDVDSAEKCAFDEVDREELEAIFSAW, encoded by the coding sequence GTGATTCCCGCCGCCGCCGAGAAGAGAAGCCTCTATGCAGGTGCCCGCCAGAAGCTACACGCCCTCTGGTCCGGGGAGCCGGACAGTATCGCCCGCATGGCAGCCGCCGCCTGCATCCTGCATGAGGCGATGCCACACGCCTTCTGGAGCGGCTTCTACCGCGTGGTCGGCGCAGGCTTGGTGATCGGTCCCTACCAAGGCACTCCCGGCTGTTCGAGGATCGCCTGGGGCCGTGGCGTTTGTGGTGCGGCCTGGCAGACAGACGAGACCCAAGTGGTGCCGGATGTTCACCAGTTTCCCGGCCACATCGCCTGCGACAGCCGGGCGGAGAGCGAGATCGTCGTGCCCGTGCGAGATCGCCGCGGGACCATCATTGCGGTCTTCGATGTGGATTCCGCGGAGAAATGCGCTTTTGATGAGGTGGACCGGGAAGAACTGGAAGCCATCTTCTCGGCTTGGTAG
- a CDS encoding SRPBCC family protein has protein sequence MTPEATPIQQRELVLTRLLDAPRRNLYRCWTETELLKKWFTPAPWSTPFAELDPRTGGSSYIVMADPDGNEYPNRGVFLEVVQNERIVMTDAFAKAWEPSGKAFMVATITFADEDGKTRYTATVQHWSVEDRQQHEQMGFHQGWGLCAEQLEKLARSL, from the coding sequence ATGACCCCCGAAGCCACGCCGATCCAACAACGTGAACTGGTCCTAACCCGTCTTCTCGATGCTCCGCGCCGCAATCTTTACCGCTGCTGGACCGAGACCGAGCTGCTCAAGAAATGGTTCACCCCGGCGCCGTGGAGCACGCCCTTCGCCGAGCTGGACCCGCGCACCGGGGGCTCCAGCTACATCGTGATGGCCGACCCGGACGGGAATGAATACCCGAACCGCGGGGTCTTCCTCGAAGTGGTGCAGAACGAAAGGATCGTGATGACCGATGCCTTCGCGAAAGCATGGGAGCCTTCGGGGAAAGCTTTCATGGTGGCCACCATCACTTTCGCGGATGAGGACGGTAAGACCCGCTACACCGCCACGGTGCAGCATTGGAGCGTGGAGGATCGCCAGCAGCACGAGCAGATGGGCTTCCACCAAGGCTGGGGACTGTGCGCGGAGCAGCTCGAGAAACTCGCGCGGTCCCTCTGA
- the trpD gene encoding anthranilate phosphoribosyltransferase — translation MDALIHHLERKEELSQREIRVAAELLLDPEAPDEKKAALLENLSQKGETPAEIAGFVEVFLEHAVDPHVGLLDLEGPTIDVCGTGGDKLNLFNVSTTAMFVVAATGAVVLKHGNRGITSKSGGADVLESLGIRIDLPAEGFRDCLEKAGVGFLFAPAYHPAFKAVVNVRKQLAEKGVRTIFNKIGPLMNPAKPQCQLVGVFDREMCPAFAEILQRLGRESAWVVHGTTADGRSVDELSLLGSTRICKAGLYQDLQDEELRPRDLGLKHAELDELQGGDAEVNAAILESILSGKETGAKRDMVLLNAGAAIACCGLSDDIGDGIEIARKLIDDGSALDRLRLLQDVAKR, via the coding sequence ATGGACGCGCTAATTCATCATCTGGAACGGAAAGAGGAACTCTCGCAGCGGGAGATTCGGGTCGCTGCGGAGCTTCTGCTCGATCCGGAGGCACCGGATGAGAAGAAGGCCGCGCTGCTGGAAAATCTTTCCCAGAAGGGCGAAACGCCGGCGGAGATCGCCGGATTCGTCGAGGTGTTCCTGGAGCACGCGGTGGACCCTCATGTGGGCCTGCTGGATCTCGAAGGGCCCACGATCGATGTCTGCGGCACGGGCGGGGACAAGCTGAACCTTTTCAATGTCTCCACCACGGCGATGTTCGTGGTGGCGGCGACCGGCGCGGTGGTGCTGAAGCACGGCAACCGCGGCATCACCTCGAAGAGCGGTGGGGCGGACGTGCTGGAGTCCCTCGGCATCCGCATCGACCTTCCGGCGGAAGGATTCCGCGACTGCTTGGAGAAGGCGGGTGTCGGCTTCCTTTTCGCTCCGGCTTACCACCCGGCCTTCAAGGCGGTGGTCAATGTGCGCAAGCAACTCGCCGAGAAAGGCGTGCGCACCATTTTCAACAAGATCGGGCCGCTGATGAATCCGGCCAAGCCGCAGTGCCAACTCGTCGGCGTCTTCGATCGCGAGATGTGCCCGGCCTTCGCCGAAATCCTGCAACGTCTCGGCCGCGAGAGCGCATGGGTGGTTCATGGGACCACCGCCGATGGTCGTTCCGTCGATGAACTGAGCCTTCTCGGTTCCACCCGCATCTGTAAGGCAGGACTCTATCAGGACCTGCAGGACGAGGAACTGCGCCCGCGCGACCTCGGTCTCAAGCACGCCGAACTCGATGAACTCCAGGGCGGCGACGCCGAGGTGAATGCCGCGATCCTGGAGTCGATTCTCTCCGGCAAGGAGACCGGCGCGAAGCGGGATATGGTTCTTCTCAATGCCGGTGCCGCCATCGCCTGCTGTGGTCTTTCCGATGACATCGGCGACGGCATCGAGATCGCGCGCAAGCTGATCGACGACGGCAGCGCCTTGGATCGTCTTCGCCTGCTGCAGGATGTGGCGAAGCGTTGA